In Geminocystis sp. NIES-3708, a single window of DNA contains:
- the mutS gene encoding DNA mismatch repair protein MutS, with the protein MSEIVTSKATRNAPHEDYRPIKQEDLTPMYKHYVEVKEQYPNSLLLYRVGDFFECFFQDAVTISQELELVITSKEAGQNVGRIAMTGVPHHALDRYARQLVEKGYAVVICDQVEDAATAAAEKRIVKRAITKLLTPGTITEDEMLPSKQNNFLAAVVVAKDYWGLAYADISTGEFFTTQNQDLNSLSTELLRLQPAEVLFPVNAPDINSLLRPGQKSESLPDFLPDCFCYSLRSQKAFDINEAKPRLLVEFKLKSLEGVGCEHLPLAIRAAGGLLEYVQDTQKANQVPLQLIRTYSIADYLVLDSTTRRNLEITSTVRDNTFHGSLLWALDRTCTAMGARALRRWLLQPLINKLGIIARQDTIAELMENLPLREEIRQLFKSIYDLERITGRVGAGTANPKELLNLGDSLAKLTYLAELAKEGKSPYFQALQNVPPELEELGKKVLDTIVEFPPQHVKEGGIIRDGVNQQLDDMRTLIDGDREWLANLEVTERQRTGITNLKVGYNKTFGYYISMPRSKAELAPENYQRKQTLLNEERYITAELKEKENRILNAKDDLAKFEYEIFVNLRSLVAEKTEEIRKVARAIAAMDVLSGLAELSVYQDYNRPEITNDRIIKIKNGRHPVVEKLLGFGMFVPNSSYLGDQNSPDLIILTGPNASGKSCYLRQVGLIQLMAQIGSFIPAESAKLSICDRIFTRVGAVDDIGTGQSTFMVEMNETANILNHATDKSLVLLDEIGRGTATFDGLSIAWAVAEYLAIEIQCRTIFATHYHELNELASILDNVANYQVTVKELENDIIFLHEVKAGGADKSYGIEAGRLAGLPKVVISRAKQVMSQIEKHSKIAIGLRKNIKKLTPSKEENTEKIMSQLDIFE; encoded by the coding sequence ATGAGCGAGATTGTCACAAGTAAAGCCACGAGAAATGCCCCCCATGAGGATTATCGCCCCATCAAACAAGAAGATTTAACCCCGATGTATAAGCATTATGTGGAAGTAAAAGAGCAATATCCTAACTCATTATTACTCTATAGGGTAGGTGACTTTTTCGAGTGCTTTTTTCAAGATGCAGTGACAATTTCTCAAGAATTAGAATTAGTTATCACCAGTAAAGAAGCAGGGCAAAATGTTGGTAGAATTGCCATGACGGGTGTACCTCATCACGCCCTTGATCGATATGCACGACAATTGGTAGAAAAGGGTTATGCAGTGGTAATCTGTGATCAAGTGGAAGATGCGGCAACGGCGGCGGCGGAGAAAAGAATTGTTAAACGGGCGATTACAAAGTTATTAACTCCGGGTACAATCACTGAAGATGAGATGTTACCCTCGAAACAAAATAACTTCTTGGCGGCGGTAGTAGTAGCGAAAGATTATTGGGGCTTGGCTTATGCAGACATCTCCACAGGAGAATTTTTTACGACTCAAAATCAAGATTTAAACTCTTTATCGACTGAATTACTGCGTTTACAACCAGCAGAGGTGCTTTTCCCCGTTAATGCTCCTGATATTAATAGTTTACTGCGTCCGGGTCAAAAATCTGAGAGTCTTCCCGACTTTCTTCCCGATTGCTTTTGTTACTCCTTGCGATCGCAAAAAGCCTTTGACATCAACGAAGCCAAGCCCAGATTATTAGTAGAGTTTAAACTCAAATCCCTAGAGGGTGTAGGTTGTGAACATTTACCCTTAGCCATTCGTGCGGCAGGAGGATTACTAGAATATGTACAAGATACCCAAAAGGCAAATCAAGTACCATTACAATTAATTCGCACTTATAGTATAGCCGATTATTTGGTTTTAGACAGCACCACACGGCGAAACCTCGAAATCACAAGCACAGTAAGAGATAACACCTTTCATGGCTCTTTATTGTGGGCTTTGGATAGAACTTGTACAGCTATGGGAGCAAGAGCTTTAAGACGATGGTTATTGCAACCCTTAATCAATAAGCTAGGGATTATTGCCCGTCAAGATACGATCGCCGAATTGATGGAAAATCTGCCTTTGAGAGAAGAAATTAGGCAATTATTTAAGAGTATTTACGATTTAGAGAGGATAACGGGGAGAGTCGGTGCAGGGACAGCAAATCCCAAGGAATTACTCAATTTAGGCGATTCTTTAGCAAAATTGACCTATTTAGCAGAATTAGCGAAGGAAGGCAAATCACCCTATTTTCAAGCGTTGCAAAATGTGCCTCCTGAGTTGGAAGAATTAGGGAAAAAAGTGTTAGATACCATTGTGGAGTTTCCACCCCAACACGTCAAGGAAGGAGGGATTATTCGAGATGGTGTCAATCAGCAGTTAGACGATATGCGCACATTGATTGATGGTGATAGAGAATGGTTAGCTAATCTGGAAGTGACGGAAAGGCAACGCACAGGCATTACTAATTTGAAGGTGGGTTATAACAAAACCTTTGGTTATTATATCAGTATGCCTCGATCAAAAGCTGAATTAGCCCCAGAAAATTATCAACGCAAACAAACTTTATTGAACGAAGAAAGATATATTACTGCTGAGTTAAAAGAAAAAGAAAATCGTATTTTAAATGCTAAAGATGACTTGGCAAAATTCGAGTATGAAATATTTGTAAATTTACGTTCTTTAGTAGCTGAAAAAACGGAAGAAATTAGAAAAGTAGCCCGAGCAATAGCGGCGATGGATGTTTTATCAGGATTAGCAGAGTTATCTGTCTATCAAGATTATAACCGACCTGAGATTACGAACGATAGAATTATTAAAATTAAAAATGGTCGTCATCCTGTGGTAGAAAAATTATTAGGATTTGGAATGTTTGTGCCTAATTCTAGTTATTTAGGCGATCAAAATTCACCAGATTTGATAATATTAACAGGACCAAATGCTAGTGGTAAAAGTTGTTATTTGCGTCAAGTAGGATTGATTCAATTAATGGCACAAATAGGGAGTTTTATTCCCGCCGAAAGCGCTAAATTATCTATCTGTGATCGTATATTTACGAGAGTAGGTGCAGTAGATGACATCGGTACAGGGCAATCGACTTTTATGGTAGAAATGAATGAGACGGCGAATATCTTAAACCATGCCACCGATAAATCATTAGTATTGCTTGATGAAATAGGGAGAGGTACAGCTACTTTTGACGGGCTTTCTATAGCTTGGGCTGTTGCGGAATACTTAGCGATCGAGATACAGTGTCGTACAATTTTCGCTACTCATTACCACGAATTAAACGAATTAGCCTCCATTCTTGACAACGTTGCTAACTATCAAGTCACGGTGAAGGAATTAGAGAATGACATCATATTTTTGCACGAAGTTAAAGCAGGAGGAGCTGACAAATCTTATGGTATTGAGGCGGGAAGATTGGCAGGTTTGCCAAAAGTAGTAATTAGCCGTGCGAAACAGGTAATGAGTCAAATTGAAAAACATAGTAAAATTGCGATCGGTTTACGCAAAAATATCAAAAAATTAACTCCTTCAAAGGAAGAAAATACGGAGAAAATAATGAGCCAATTAGATATTTTTGAATAG
- a CDS encoding DUF2232 domain-containing protein has translation MTNSNHDFTEDDCNWIDEESDHLTNDNYPENYSPPPKLKSYKFKPATIALVESAFLASTASLIWLIDYYFRLGPFLKMLFPLPIALIYLRRGKRASIITTIVCGLLLGILMGPPRSIVYIIPYGLMGIQLGALWRNGANWYLSIFMASVIGCFGFFFRFWLFSILLGEDLWVYVISQITNLADWIFLKLGILAEPTPIMIQALVVIVVLTNNLIYSLTVHLIGLLMFDRLNNPIPRPPEWMKVILDYE, from the coding sequence TTGACTAATTCTAACCATGATTTCACGGAAGATGACTGTAATTGGATAGATGAAGAAAGTGATCATCTTACTAACGACAATTATCCAGAAAATTATTCTCCTCCTCCTAAACTAAAATCCTATAAATTTAAACCTGCCACTATTGCCCTAGTCGAAAGTGCTTTTTTAGCCAGTACGGCTAGTTTAATTTGGTTAATAGACTATTATTTTCGCTTAGGTCCTTTTTTAAAAATGCTTTTTCCCCTACCTATTGCTTTAATTTACTTACGGCGAGGTAAAAGAGCATCAATTATTACTACCATAGTTTGTGGTTTATTATTAGGCATTTTAATGGGTCCTCCTCGTAGTATTGTTTATATTATCCCCTACGGTTTAATGGGCATACAACTAGGTGCATTATGGCGTAATGGTGCAAATTGGTATTTATCGATTTTCATGGCTAGTGTTATCGGTTGTTTTGGTTTTTTCTTTCGTTTTTGGTTATTTTCGATTCTTTTAGGAGAAGATTTATGGGTATATGTTATTAGTCAAATTACTAATTTAGCAGACTGGATCTTCTTAAAATTAGGTATTTTAGCCGAACCTACCCCTATAATGATTCAAGCATTAGTCGTGATTGTGGTTTTGACTAATAATCTTATTTATAGTTTAACAGTTCATTTAATTGGATTATTAATGTTCGATCGTCTTAATAACCCTATTCCACGCCCTCCTGAATGGATGAAAGTAATTTTAGATTATGAATAA